The Paludibacter jiangxiensis DNA segment ACATTGATAAGGTGGATTGCTACAAAACGCTTGACGGAAATGTAAAAATCAGTGTCTGGCAACGACAGCCTATCGTACATGTGATGACGACCGAAAATTACTATTTGGACAACGATTTTCACAAGATGCCTTTTGTACCCGGATATTCAACATATGTACCTATCGTATCGGGAACTGTGAGTCAAGCATATATCCACTACAAGCTATTTCCTTTCATCCGTTTTCTTCAGGGAAATGAGTTTTGGAACGCGCAGGTGGAACAAATTTATGTACAAAACGATTCTACAGTGGAATTAGTACCCAGAGTCGGCGACTACATTATCAACTTAGGATCTGTAGACAGATATGAACAAAAGCTTGGCAAGCTGATGGAGCTTTACAACAAAGCCTTTAACACAATCGGGTGGAACCGATATTCCTATATCGACCTGCAATACAGGGACAAAGTAATTTGTTCGAAAAAATCGGACGAACCGGTACCAGTGAAGCAGGAAGTGGAAGGTAGCGAACCAATACAATAAGAATTAAGGTAAGGAAGAAAAAGAATATGGATACAAACAATATATATGTTGCTCTTAATATCGGAAGTTCCGAAATTACAGCAATGGCCGTTCAG contains these protein-coding regions:
- a CDS encoding cell division protein FtsQ/DivIB translates to MKIRWKIVFISIGCLLVVSYLIFAGISFSGRLSTEVCHGVQVTVEDSSKIGFITSKEVFRLLESRNLNLVGQTMKHIDIGKIEREIRKNPYIDKVDCYKTLDGNVKISVWQRQPIVHVMTTENYYLDNDFHKMPFVPGYSTYVPIVSGTVSQAYIHYKLFPFIRFLQGNEFWNAQVEQIYVQNDSTVELVPRVGDYIINLGSVDRYEQKLGKLMELYNKAFNTIGWNRYSYIDLQYRDKVICSKKSDEPVPVKQEVEGSEPIQ